The Solibacillus sp. FSL R7-0668 genome includes the window CCGCCCAGCTCATTCACCTTTTGCTGTAAGGTGCGCCCCTCACAATAAATGCGCTGTGAGCTTAAATGAATATTTTTCATGTGTGCGCTCATCCAATGGGAAAAGGTTTTCATCGTTTCAATGGTAGGCATATAGCAAAGGACGTGAATTGGTCCATGACAATGTGCATCGTAAATTTCAATTTCCGAGCCCAAAATAAGCGTTGTTTTTTGAAAGCGTACGCCACCTGCATCAAGCTCTGCTGCCGCGCCTGTTTGAATTAATTGCTCAATTTCCTGAATGACTTCAGGGGAATGGCAATCGATAATGCCGACCAAATCGAGCCCTTTTTTAGACGTAGCGGTTTCTAATATATTGGTTAGCGTTAAGTTGTTGCTGCCGGTAATTTTCACTGCGCGGCCTTTTTCTGTTCGACCAATATGTATATGCAAATCTGCGTAAATTTCTTTCAACTGCTTACACATCCTTTTTTATACAAGGATACCCTAAATGGTGAGAATTCATGTTGCGTAGGTTATCAATATTGAAAAATACGAGAACAAAAATCATATGAGCACAAAAATCAAAGGTTCGCATAGGTACTCCTACTTTTTGCTGACTGCTATTTCTAATGTAGAAAGCAGACAAATTCAAAATTAGCTAAGTCTAATCTCAGCGCAGTCGGCAGGGCATATGGTAAACTTTCATTGAACTAGTATTAAAAAGGAGTCGATTTGAAATGGGTCAATCATTACAAGGCAAAGTAGCCGTAGTCACAGGTGCAGCACGTGGCATCGGGAAAGCGGTAGCCATCGCATTAGCAAAAGAAGGTGTCAATGTTGGTGTGATTGCACGCTCTGAGGATGCACTGCAGCAAGTGGTGAAGGAAATGGAGAGCCATGGTGTCAAAGCAGCTTATGCCATTGCCGATGTTTCGAATCTAGAGCAAGTACAAGCAGCAGCGGCCAAATTAAAGCAAGAATTAGGGCTAACGGATATTTTAATCAACAATGCAGGTGTGGGGAAATTTGAAAAGCTTGTTGATATGGATCCAACAGAATTTAAAGAAATTGTTGATATTAACGTGATGGGTACGTTTTATGTGTCGCACACGATTGTTCCGCAATTAATTGAAAAAAATGCAGGCGATGTCATTAATATTTCATCGACAAATGGCTTAAATGGCGCAGCAACATCAAGTGCCTATAGCGCATCAAAATTTGGGGTGATTGGTCTAACAGAATCACTAGCAGCAGAAGTACGTCGCAACAATATTCGTGTAACGGCATTAGCGCCAAGTACGATAGCGACTGACTTAGCAGATGCAATGAACCTAGTGCCAGCCGATAAAAAAGAGCAATACATGCACCCAGAAGATATTGCTGAATACATCGTGGCACAATTGAAATTAAATCAACGTATGTATATCAAAACGGCAACATTAATGAATACAAATCCATTCTAATCATGGTTTGATTTTGCAAAGCCGCCCTCACCAAGAAAATGCTCTATGGGGGTGGTTTTTTGCGCTTTGAAAAACTTTTTTTCCCTCAAAATTTCGCATGAAAAATTCAATTTCCCTAGATGGAGCACTTCAAATTGTCTCTTTCAATATTTACCCGATTTTTGCCTACTTGCACGAAAAACACCGCTACATCGCAAAGTGTAACGGTGTTCTTTTCACTTAAACGCACTACCAACAGCTAGCCAATGCGAATCCCATTCCGTAATAGCGTTGCCTACGCGACATGCGATGCCACAAGCATTTCCATCTACGATAAACGAGCCGATGAGCCATTTTTTCGCATATTCCCCGTGCTGTAAACGAATGGTAATATCGGGCATTTCAATAAATTCCTGATACAAGTACAAATTATCCGTATAATGCCGGTTGGGAGAGGCGATTTGCATATCACCCTTTGCATCAAAAATTTCGACGGTATTGCCCTCGCGAGAAAATACGGGCTTTTTCACGAAAGCACGCCCCGCAGCTAAAAACGGAGCATCACTTAAAAAGGTCGGCAGCATATAACGCTTAATCGCCCCACGCTCATGCTTCGTAAAGAGTGTTTCATCATTGCGCCGTTCCCAAATCAGCCATAACAAAATTTTCGATTGCAATAAATAAGCAGCCGGCGCATTAATTATGGCAAGCTCTTTATCCCGCACAAGGTCCAATAGCTGAAGCCCAATGCGGTCACCATCTTCGGCAACATCATCCAGCAAAAATTCAAGCGGATGTGCGGGGCGGTATAAAATATCGATGCGTTCCATATTGGCGGTGTAAAGCCCTCGTTGCAAGCCATCCTTAATAATAATGAGCTCTTTAATCGGCACATATTCCACATCGAAAGGGAGCACACGTTGCATAAATCTCACCTGGCAATGCTCCTCGACATCGTCGGCTGCTTCCTTGCCGGTAATGACTACTTTTGGTGTTGTTGTTTTATTCAAATAATGCATCGCCTGGAATAATGCCTGTGACATGCCTTTGATAAATTGCTGCGTATTATTGGGATTTTTGACGCCAAACTCCGCGCACAACTTCTCGTTCATCTCAAAGGTTTCCTGCACTAAAAAGGGGGTATCGCCGTTGAGTTCAATGCATTTAATACGCCCATCTTCTGTACAAATAAAATCAAATCGAGCCAGTACGGCCATTTGGTTTAAATAATCCAGCTGTAGATATTCCAGCATTTCCTCACGTAGCCCAAGTGCCAACAACTGCTCCTTTGAAAGCGTAGGCAACACGCGCGCAACTTTACAGAAAATGCCCCACAGCATATGTGAGGCAAAGCGAATTTCTTCGATTTTTTTTTCCGGTAGCACCATCACATCGTAAAGGGCATATTCAAGATCAACAAAGTCAGCAAAAAAGCGGTCTTTATAAGGCGCGTAAAAGGCTTCGCGCTTGCTATAATCTGGCTTCATATGAAAAAATCCCCCTTACGATGATGAAGAACCACCACGAGAGGCACCACCTGAGCTAAAGCCAGATTTCCCGCTGCTATAATTCGTGGAGCCGTTGGATGGCTTATTGCTGTGTTGGTTACTATCGGTTGTATTTGTATTTGTATTTGTATTTGTATTTGTATTTGTATTTGTATTTGTATTTGTATTTGTATTTGTATTTGTATTCGTAGTTGGAGCTGTTGGTGAAGTCGTTGCGCTATTTGTTGTACTAGAAGACCCGCGTGAGCCCGTTCCGTAACTGCCTCCACCAGAAGAACCACCTGTGCTATTACTTGATTGATCCTGCTTTCTTTTCTTTGATTGATAGTAGGAACTTGCAAGCATGGCACCCATTGTTGCGTACATCATACCACCGAAAAAGTGTTGGCCGTGGTAGCTCGAGTATTCGTCTTCACAAGTATACGAGCCGTCCTCCTGCTCTGCCCATTGCTCACAGGCCTCATAAAATTCGGAATCCTCAATGGCTTGTAAATCTTCTTCCGATTCATATTCAACTGGCTCAACTGGTGCTTCAGTAGAATTTACGTCTGTATGTACAATTTCCTCAACAGTTTCCTCATACGTTGCCTGTTCTGAGCCGCATGCAGTTAATTGAAGTGTCATCGCAGAAGCTGTCGACACGGCCGCAATCTTTTTCCAAGTTGTCATAAAAATCTCTCCCCGTTTGATATTGTTAACTACTTATACGGGATATTGGTTAGGAAGGTTTCAAATAAGTAAAG containing:
- a CDS encoding glutathionylspermidine synthase family protein; the protein is MKPDYSKREAFYAPYKDRFFADFVDLEYALYDVMVLPEKKIEEIRFASHMLWGIFCKVARVLPTLSKEQLLALGLREEMLEYLQLDYLNQMAVLARFDFICTEDGRIKCIELNGDTPFLVQETFEMNEKLCAEFGVKNPNNTQQFIKGMSQALFQAMHYLNKTTTPKVVITGKEAADDVEEHCQVRFMQRVLPFDVEYVPIKELIIIKDGLQRGLYTANMERIDILYRPAHPLEFLLDDVAEDGDRIGLQLLDLVRDKELAIINAPAAYLLQSKILLWLIWERRNDETLFTKHERGAIKRYMLPTFLSDAPFLAAGRAFVKKPVFSREGNTVEIFDAKGDMQIASPNRHYTDNLYLYQEFIEMPDITIRLQHGEYAKKWLIGSFIVDGNACGIACRVGNAITEWDSHWLAVGSAFK
- a CDS encoding 3-ketoacyl-ACP reductase — its product is MGQSLQGKVAVVTGAARGIGKAVAIALAKEGVNVGVIARSEDALQQVVKEMESHGVKAAYAIADVSNLEQVQAAAAKLKQELGLTDILINNAGVGKFEKLVDMDPTEFKEIVDINVMGTFYVSHTIVPQLIEKNAGDVINISSTNGLNGAATSSAYSASKFGVIGLTESLAAEVRRNNIRVTALAPSTIATDLADAMNLVPADKKEQYMHPEDIAEYIVAQLKLNQRMYIKTATLMNTNPF